The following are encoded in a window of Centroberyx gerrardi isolate f3 chromosome 1, fCenGer3.hap1.cur.20231027, whole genome shotgun sequence genomic DNA:
- the LOC139915754 gene encoding ras-related protein Rab-11A, with product MGTRDDEYDYLFKVVLIGDSGVGKSNLLSRFTRNEFNLESKSTIGVEFATRSIQVDGKTVKAQIWDTAGQERYRAITSAYYRGAVGALLVYDIAKHLTYENVERWLKELRDHADSNIVIMLVGNKSDLRHLRAVPTDEARAFAEKNGLSFLETSALDSTNVETAFQTILTEIYRIVSQKQMSERQESDMSPSNNVVNIQVQPTENKPKMQCCQNI from the exons ATGGGCACTAGAGATGATGAATATGATTATTTGTTCAAAg tggtgTTGATTGGTGATTCGGGTGTGGGAAAGAGTAACCTGCTGTCCCGTTTTACACGCAATGAGTTCAACCTGGAGAGTAAAAGCACCATCGGAGTGGAGTTTGCCACACGCAGCATCCAGGTGGATGGCAAGACGGTGAAGGCACAGATCTGGGACACAGCTGGCCAGGAGCGCTACCGTGCCATCACATCTGC GTATTACCGCGGGGCGGTGGGGGCTCTGCTGGTCTATGACATCGCCAAGCACCTGACCTATGAGAATGTGGAACGCTGGCTGAAGGAGCTGAGAGATCACGCTGACAGCAACATCGTCATCATGCTGGTAGGCAACAAGAGCGACCTGCGCCACCTGCGGGCCGTGCCCACCGACGAGGCCCGGGCATTCGCTG AGAAGAATGGTCTATCTTTCCTCGAGACGTCGGCCCTGGATTCAACTAACGTTGAGACAGCCTTCCAGACCATtcttacag aGATCTACCGTATCGTCTCCCAGAAGCAGATGTCGGAGCGTCAGGAGAGCGACATGTCCCCCAGCAACAACGTGGTCAACATCCAGGTGCAGCCCACTGAGAACAAACCAAAGATGCAGTGCTGTCAGAACATCTAG